The genomic region GCCGGGTGAAGCCGCAGCGGAAGCTAGTGGTGGACGGTTCACGAGTGAGAATGCAGGCATGAGTAGCGATACACACGTGAGAAACGTGTGCGCCGATTGACTAAGGGTTCCTGGGTCAAGCTGATCTGCCCAGGGTAAGTCGGGACCTAAGGCGAGGCCGACAGGCGTAGTCGATGGATAACCGGTTGATATTCCGGTACCCGCTGTGAAGCGTCAAACATCGAACCTTCTGATGCTAAGACCGTGAAGCCGTTCCGGACCCTTCGGGGAAAGGAAAGTGGTGGAGCCGTCGGCCCAAGGTGGTAGTAGGTGAGTGATGGGGTGACGCAGGAAGGTAGTCCAGCCCGGGCGGTGGTTGTCCCGGGGTAAGGGTGTAGGCCGTGTGGCAGGTAAATCCGTCACACATTGAGGCTGAGACCTGATGCCGAGCCGATTGTGGTGAAGTGGATGATCCTATGCTGTCGAGAAAAGCCTCTAGCGAGTTTCATGGCGGCCCGTACCCTAAACCGACTCAGGTGGTCAGGTAGAGAATACCGAGGCGTTCGGGTGAACTATGGTTAAGGAACTCGGCAAAATGCCCCCGTAACTTCGGGAGAAGGGGGGCCATCACTGGTGATAGCACTTGCTGCTTGAGCTGGGGGTGGCCGCAGAGACCAGCGAGAAGCGACTGTTTACTAAAAACACAGGTCCGTGCGAAGCCGTAAGGCGATGTATACGGACTGACGCCTGCCCGGTGCTGGAACGTTAAGGGGACCGGTTAGTCACATTTCGGTGTGGCGAAGCTGAGAACTTAAGCGCCAGTAAACGGCGGTGGTAACTATAACCATCCTAAGGTAGCGAAATTCCTTGTCGGGTAAGTTCCGACCTGCACGAATGGCGTAACGACTTCTCGACTGTCTCAACCATAGGCCCGGTGAAATTGCACTACGAGTAAAGATGCTCGTTTCGCGCAGCAGGACGGAAAGACCCCGGGACCTTTACTACAGTTTGATATTGGTGTTCGGTTCGGCTTGTGTAGGATAGCTGGGAGACTGTGAAGCGGGCACGCCAGTGTCTGTGGAGTCGTCGTTGAAATACCAGTCTGGTCGTGCTGGATGTCTAACCTGGGTCCGTGATCCGGATCAGGGACAGTGTCTGATGGGTAGTTTAACTGGGGCGGTTGCCTCCCAAAGGGTAACGGAGGCGCCCAAAGGTTCCCTCAGCCTGGTTGGTAATCAGGTGTTGAGTGTAAGTGCACAAGGGAGCTTGACTGTGAGACCGACGGGTCGAGCAGGGACGAAAGTCGGGACTAGTGATCCGGCGGTGGCTTGTGGAAGCGCCGTCGCTCAACGGATAAAAGGTACCCCGGGGATAACAGGCTGATCTTCCCCAAGAGTCCATATCGACGGGATGGTTTGGCACCTCGATGTCGGCTCGTCGCATCCTGGGGCTGGAGTCGGTCCCAAGGGTTGGGCTGTTCGCCCATTAAAGCGGTACGCGAGCTGGGTTTAGAACGTCGTGAGACAGTTCGGTCCCTATCCGCTGTGCGCGTAGGAGTCTTGAGAAGGGCTGTCCCTAGTACGAGAGGACCGGGACGGACGAACCTCTGGTGTGCCAGTTGTCCTGCCAAGGGCATGGCTGGTTGGCTACGTTCGGGAGGGATAACCGCTGAAAGCATCTAAGCGGGAAGCCTGCTTCGAGATGAGGGCTCCCACCCACTTGATGGGTTAAGGCTCCCAGTAGACGACTGGGTTGATAGGCCGGATGTGGAAGCCTCGTAAGGGGTGAAGCTGACCGGTACTAATAGGCCGAGGGCTTGTCCTCAGTTGCTCGCGTCCACTGTGTTGGTTCTGAAACCACGAACAACCGTTGTAGCCATGGTCACGGCTCCGGTTTGTCAGTTTCATAGTGTTTCGGTGGTCATAGCGTGAGGGAAACGCCCGGTTACATTCCGAACCCGGAAGCTAAGCCTTACAGCGCCGATGGTACTGCAGGGGGGACCCTGTGGGAGAGTAGGACGCCGCCGAACGAATTTTAAGAGAAAGCCCCCGCACTTCGGTGCGGGGGCTTTCTTGCGTTTCAGGGAGTTTTTATGGCGGGCGCGATTCCCTTTCCGCCCCTGCGCTTCCGCAGTGCTCAAAGGCGTCCCGCTGCCTTGAGTGCCAGATATGCGTCCGCCAAGGCCGGCGGCAGATCGTTCGGTGTCGCGTCGACGACAGTCACTCCGTGGCGGGTGAGTTGTTCCGCGGTGCGATGGCGTTCTGTCTGGGCCTGCGCCGCTGCGGCGGCCTCGTACACGGCGTCGGTGTTTCCGCGTGCCGCTGCCATGCGCTCTATGTGGGGGTCGGACACCGAAGCGACGAGGACTGTGTGGCGCTGAGTGAGGCGGGAGAGTACGGGAAGCAGTCCTTCCTCGATGGGGGCCGCGTCGAGAGTGGTGAGGAGCACGATCAGTGAGCGGCGCGGGGCCGTGCGGAGAGCCGTGGAGGTGAGGCCGCGGGCGTCCGTTTCGAGGAGTTCCGGTTCGAGGTGGGCCATGGCGTTGACCAGCGAGGGAAGGACATCGCCTGCGGCTCGGCCCTGTACGAGGGCACGTACGCGGCGGTCGTATGCGAGGAGGTCCACACGGTCGCCGGCCCGGGAAGCGAGGGCTGCCAGGAGGAGGGCCGCGTCCATGGAGGCGTCGAGGCGGGGGATGTCTCCGACGCGGCCCGCGGAAGTGCGGCCCGTGTCGAGGATCAGGAGGATGTGGCGGTCGCGTTCGGGGCGCCAGGTGCGTACGGCGACCGTGGAGTGGCGGGCGGTGGCGCGCCAGTCGATCGAGCGGGTGTCGTCGCCGGGGACGTACTCGCGGAGGCTGTCGAATTCCGTGCCCTCGCCGCGGGTCAGGACGCTGGTGCGGCCGTCGAGTTCGCGCAGGCGGGCCAGCTTCGAGGGGAGGTGCTTGCGGCTGGTGAACGGGGGCAGGACGCGTACCGTCCAGGGGACCTTGTGGCTGCCCTGGCGGGCGAAGAGGCCGAGAGGACCGTACGAGCGGATGGTGACGCGGTCCGTCTGGCGGTCGCCGCGGCGGGTGGGGCGAAGGCGGGTGGTGACGCGTCGGCGTTCGCCTGCGGGGACCGTGAGCTCGTGGCGGGACGCGGCGATCTCCGTGCCGGGCTGCCAGCTGCTCGGAGGCCAGGCGTCGCGGATGCGGGCGCGCAGGGGGCGGCGGGACGGGTTGGTGACGGTGAGGGTGACGTCGGCCGTTTCGCCGAGGCGTACGGAGGTGTCGCCGGAGCGGGTCAGGCCGAGGCTGCGTACCGGGGCTGCCAGGGCGAAGTCGCAGGCGCAGGCGAGGGCCAGGGGAGTGTTCACGGCGAGGATGCCTGTCCAGCTGGGTTCCCAGAGGCCGACGGGGAGGGAGCCGAGGGCCGCCAGGAGGGCGGTGCGTCCGGTGAGGGCCATCAGCGGGGTACGGGGACGTGGGCGAGGATCGCGTTGATGACCGAGTCGGCCGTCACGCCCTCCATCTCTGCCTCCGGGCGGAGTTGGACGCGGTGGCGGAGGGTCGGGAGCGCGAGGGCTTTCACGTCGTCGGGGATGACGTAGTCGCGGCCGGTCAGCCAGGCCCAGGCGCGGGCCGTGGCCAGGAGCGCCGTCGCGCCGCGTGGGGAGACGCCGAGGGTGAGGGACGGGGATTCGCGGGTGGCGCGGCAGATGTCCACTACGTAGCCGGTGATTTCGGGAGAGACCGAGGTCTTGGCCACAGCCGCGCGGGCGGCTTCGAGGTCTGCGGGGCCGGCGACGGGGCGCACGCCGGCGGCGCGCAGGTCGCGCGGGTTGAAGCCCTCCGCGTGCCGGGTGAGGACACCGATCTCGTCCTGGCGGGACGGGAGAGGGATCGTCAGCTTGAGGAGGAATCGGTCCAGTTGGGCTTCGGGGAGGGGGTACGTGCCCTCGTACTCGACCGGGTTCTGGGTCGCGGCGACCAGGAACGGCTCGGGGAGCGGGCGAGGGGTGCCGTCGACGGTGACCTGGCGCTCCTCCATGGCCTCCAGGAGGGACGACTGGGTCTTCGGCGGGGTGCGGTTGATCTCGTCGGCGAGGAGGAGGTTCGTGAAGACCGGGCCCGGCTGGAAGGAGAACTCGGCGGTGCGGGCGTCGTAGACGAGGGAGCCCGTGATGTCGCTCGGCATCAGGTCCGGGGTGAACTGGACGCGCTTGGTGTCGAGTTCGAGTGCGGACGCGAGGGCCCGGACGAGCAGCGTTTTCGCCACTCCGGGGACCCCTTCGAGCAGGACGTGTCCGCGGCAGAGGAGAGCTACGACGAGGCCGGTCACGGCGGGGTCCTGGCCGACCACGGCTTTGGCGATCTCGGTGCGCAGGGCTTCCAGGGAGGAGCGGGCGGTGCCCGGATCCCCGGTGTACCCGGCGTTGTCAGTGGTCGGGTCCATCATGGACGGCGTACCTCTCTTTCGAGGGCGTCGAGTTGGTCGGCGAGAGCGATGAGGGCGGCGTCGTCGCTGGGTGGCGGCCCGAAGAGGAGGGAGTGCAGGGCCTGTCCTTCCCGGCGGAGCTGGGTGGACAGGGCGGGGAGCAGGGTCTCGGGCGCGTGCGCCTGGGCGGGGGATACGCCGACGAGGGGGGCGAGGCGGGTGCGGGTGGTGGAGCGCAGAGCCGTGGCTGCGCGGTCGCGGGCGTTGGACTTGCGGT from Streptomyces sp. NBC_00878 harbors:
- a CDS encoding MoxR family ATPase, whose translation is MDPTTDNAGYTGDPGTARSSLEALRTEIAKAVVGQDPAVTGLVVALLCRGHVLLEGVPGVAKTLLVRALASALELDTKRVQFTPDLMPSDITGSLVYDARTAEFSFQPGPVFTNLLLADEINRTPPKTQSSLLEAMEERQVTVDGTPRPLPEPFLVAATQNPVEYEGTYPLPEAQLDRFLLKLTIPLPSRQDEIGVLTRHAEGFNPRDLRAAGVRPVAGPADLEAARAAVAKTSVSPEITGYVVDICRATRESPSLTLGVSPRGATALLATARAWAWLTGRDYVIPDDVKALALPTLRHRVQLRPEAEMEGVTADSVINAILAHVPVPR
- a CDS encoding DUF58 domain-containing protein encodes the protein MALTGRTALLAALGSLPVGLWEPSWTGILAVNTPLALACACDFALAAPVRSLGLTRSGDTSVRLGETADVTLTVTNPSRRPLRARIRDAWPPSSWQPGTEIAASRHELTVPAGERRRVTTRLRPTRRGDRQTDRVTIRSYGPLGLFARQGSHKVPWTVRVLPPFTSRKHLPSKLARLRELDGRTSVLTRGEGTEFDSLREYVPGDDTRSIDWRATARHSTVAVRTWRPERDRHILLILDTGRTSAGRVGDIPRLDASMDAALLLAALASRAGDRVDLLAYDRRVRALVQGRAAGDVLPSLVNAMAHLEPELLETDARGLTSTALRTAPRRSLIVLLTTLDAAPIEEGLLPVLSRLTQRHTVLVASVSDPHIERMAAARGNTDAVYEAAAAAQAQTERHRTAEQLTRHGVTVVDATPNDLPPALADAYLALKAAGRL